A single Henriciella sp. AS95 DNA region contains:
- a CDS encoding molecular chaperone DjiA: protein MSLWQMMIEGGKRLFDSDGPDEPAPCDGGCAPDPNDVGFTAAVIGLSAKMAAADGRVSDNEVMMFSRIFRAAPEDANNVRRVFSIAQQTVRGYEAYARKIGRRYSDRPCLLEGVLDGLFMIAGADGVVTQDELQYLETVSDNFGFDKATFRRIRASYLGPERDDPYHILGVAPDADFSAIRNAYRRLMADNHPDRIVGNGAPREFELAAHDKAAAITGAYARIRAERGLIATN from the coding sequence ATGAGCCTCTGGCAGATGATGATCGAAGGCGGAAAGCGCCTCTTCGACAGCGATGGCCCCGATGAGCCTGCGCCGTGTGATGGCGGCTGCGCGCCTGATCCCAACGATGTCGGCTTCACCGCCGCCGTGATCGGGCTGTCGGCCAAGATGGCGGCGGCTGACGGGCGGGTCAGCGACAATGAAGTCATGATGTTCTCCCGCATCTTCCGGGCGGCCCCTGAAGACGCGAACAATGTCCGCCGGGTCTTCTCCATCGCGCAGCAGACCGTGCGCGGCTATGAGGCCTATGCCCGCAAGATCGGGCGGCGCTATTCGGACCGGCCCTGCCTGCTGGAAGGCGTGCTGGACGGCCTGTTCATGATCGCAGGCGCGGACGGCGTGGTGACGCAGGACGAGCTGCAATACCTCGAAACCGTGTCGGACAACTTCGGATTCGACAAGGCGACCTTCCGGCGGATCCGGGCGAGCTATCTCGGCCCTGAGCGCGACGATCCCTATCATATCCTCGGCGTGGCGCCGGATGCGGACTTCTCCGCGATCCGCAATGCCTATCGCCGTCTGATGGCGGACAATCACCCTGACCGTATCGTCGGCAATGGTGCCCCGCGTGAGTTCGAGCTGGCGGCGCATGACAAGGCCGCTGCGATCACCGGCGCCTATGCCAGAATCAGGGCAGAACGCGGCCTGATTGCGACGAACTGA
- a CDS encoding DUF4331 domain-containing protein — protein sequence MKLSHVSLAVLGAAACATSIGPALASSHREAPGITEQPKVDGTDFYMFRSYESGRQDYVTFIANYQPLQTPYGGPNYFTMDPDALYEIHVDVDGDAVEDITYSFDFDNNLVGGTGVTVPVGTKTLAIPLRQAGGITAGDQSALGETESYTLSVVTGDRRSGDRSSIGTYTKPVDNIGNKTLPNYGAYANQYINDISLPGCGSGRVFVGQRAEAFAVNLGEIFDLVNFVPVEGDSAPGAGDGGGFPGGITQDRANDDLVGKANVTSIAIEVPIACLDADGDGIIGAWTTASLPQAEIEDPSPTYEQTSLYGGAYVQQSRLSAPLVNEVVIGLPDKDLFNAAQPTQDSALADYVTNPTLPVLLDILFRDAVNNTLGTDIDNLAPSNLPRTDLVAAFLTGIEGLNQPANVQASEMMRLNMGIDPTPRDSQSSFGVAGDDLAGFPNGRRPGDDTVDIALRVAMGALCHPVPINGTPTNLGYCSPDDAPVGNVAFTDGAPISAAELKASFPYLNDPLAGSPN from the coding sequence ATGAAACTCTCACACGTCTCACTTGCCGTCCTTGGTGCGGCAGCTTGCGCGACCTCGATCGGTCCCGCGCTCGCCTCAAGCCATCGCGAAGCGCCCGGAATCACCGAGCAGCCAAAGGTCGACGGCACCGATTTCTACATGTTTCGAAGCTATGAAAGCGGCCGCCAGGACTATGTCACCTTCATCGCCAATTATCAGCCGCTCCAGACGCCCTATGGCGGTCCGAACTACTTCACCATGGACCCGGATGCGCTTTATGAGATCCACGTCGATGTCGATGGCGATGCGGTCGAGGACATCACCTATTCCTTCGACTTCGACAACAATCTCGTTGGCGGGACCGGCGTGACCGTCCCGGTCGGCACCAAGACACTGGCCATCCCGCTGCGCCAGGCTGGCGGCATCACCGCCGGTGACCAGAGCGCGCTCGGCGAGACCGAATCCTACACCCTCAGCGTCGTCACAGGAGACCGCCGCTCGGGCGACCGCTCCTCCATCGGCACCTATACCAAGCCGGTCGACAATATCGGCAACAAGACGCTGCCCAACTACGGCGCCTATGCCAACCAGTACATCAACGACATCTCGCTTCCCGGCTGCGGGTCCGGCCGTGTCTTCGTCGGCCAGCGCGCAGAAGCGTTCGCCGTCAATCTCGGTGAGATCTTCGACCTTGTGAACTTCGTACCCGTTGAAGGCGACAGTGCCCCTGGCGCAGGCGATGGCGGCGGCTTTCCGGGCGGTATCACGCAGGACCGCGCCAATGATGACCTCGTCGGCAAGGCCAATGTGACCTCCATCGCGATCGAGGTGCCCATCGCCTGCCTCGACGCAGACGGCGACGGCATTATCGGCGCCTGGACGACGGCGAGCCTGCCGCAAGCCGAAATTGAAGACCCGTCGCCGACCTATGAGCAGACCTCGCTTTATGGCGGCGCCTATGTCCAGCAATCGCGGCTGTCCGCCCCGCTGGTCAATGAAGTCGTCATCGGCCTGCCGGACAAGGATTTGTTCAACGCCGCTCAGCCGACGCAGGACTCGGCGCTGGCGGACTATGTCACCAACCCGACCCTGCCGGTCCTGCTGGACATCCTGTTCCGCGACGCGGTGAACAACACGCTCGGGACCGATATCGACAATCTCGCCCCGTCCAACCTGCCACGCACCGACCTGGTCGCGGCCTTCCTGACCGGCATTGAAGGGCTCAACCAGCCGGCCAATGTTCAGGCGTCCGAGATGATGCGCCTCAATATGGGCATCGACCCGACCCCGCGTGACAGCCAGAGCAGCTTTGGTGTGGCGGGCGATGATCTTGCCGGTTTCCCGAATGGCCGCCGCCCCGGTGACGACACGGTCGACATCGCGCTTCGTGTCGCCATGGGCGCGCTTTGCCACCCGGTGCCGATCAACGGAACGCCGACCAATCTCGGCTATTGCTCGCCGGACGATGCGCCCGTGGGCAATGTCGCGTTCACGGACGGGGCTCCGATCAGCGCGGCAGAGCTGAAAGCAAGCTTCCCCTACCTCAATGATCCCCTTGCCGGTTCGCCGAACTAA
- a CDS encoding TIGR03862 family flavoprotein, with protein sequence MTTERIAVIGAGPAALMAAETLSEAGLGVDIFEAMPSAGRKFLMAGKSGLNISHTGSLADLLAQFPALDDRLRDGLAAFGPEDIVSWMEGLDMPAHTGPTGRIFPETMKASPLLRAWLRRLERRGARLHLKHRWTGWNADGALVFAAPGGQVVARPAATVFALGGGSWRRLGSDGAWTALFETAGIPLAPFRPSNCGFTTDWSDKMREQFAGAAIKGVRLSVGGMETREELTVTARGVESGGVYTLSAPLRGEVETKGSATLWLDLLPDLETPEIAARLAAAPAKQSLSNRLRKALKLTGAKAALLYECADRAALNDPAKAANAIKALPLTLTGTAPLDEAISTAGGVAWEALDAHFMLKDRPGHFCAGEMIAWDAPTGGYLITACMATGRAAAAGVLGWLAQTD encoded by the coding sequence GTGACGACTGAACGGATAGCCGTGATCGGTGCCGGACCGGCGGCGCTGATGGCGGCTGAAACCCTCTCAGAAGCAGGTCTCGGCGTCGATATTTTCGAGGCCATGCCGAGCGCCGGGCGGAAGTTTCTCATGGCAGGGAAAAGCGGGCTCAACATTTCCCACACCGGCTCGTTGGCCGACCTTCTCGCACAGTTTCCCGCCCTTGATGACCGGCTGCGGGACGGCCTCGCTGCGTTCGGGCCAGAAGACATCGTCAGCTGGATGGAGGGCCTCGACATGCCGGCGCATACCGGCCCGACAGGGCGCATCTTTCCTGAAACGATGAAAGCCTCGCCCCTGCTGCGGGCCTGGCTACGCCGCCTGGAGCGCCGGGGTGCCCGCCTGCACCTGAAGCATCGCTGGACCGGCTGGAACGCCGATGGCGCCCTGGTCTTCGCTGCGCCGGGCGGGCAGGTTGTAGCCCGGCCCGCCGCGACCGTCTTCGCCCTCGGCGGCGGCAGCTGGCGCAGGCTCGGCTCAGATGGCGCATGGACGGCACTTTTCGAGACAGCGGGCATCCCGCTCGCGCCGTTCCGCCCATCCAATTGCGGTTTCACCACCGACTGGTCGGACAAGATGCGCGAGCAATTCGCGGGCGCCGCCATCAAGGGTGTGCGCCTCTCTGTAGGCGGGATGGAAACCCGCGAAGAGCTCACCGTCACGGCGCGCGGCGTGGAAAGCGGCGGCGTCTACACGCTCTCTGCGCCCTTGCGGGGTGAGGTCGAAACCAAGGGCTCTGCAACGCTCTGGCTCGACCTGCTGCCCGATCTGGAGACGCCTGAGATCGCCGCGCGCCTCGCTGCAGCGCCAGCAAAGCAGTCGCTCTCAAATCGGCTCCGCAAGGCCTTGAAGCTAACCGGCGCAAAGGCCGCTCTTTTATATGAGTGCGCAGACCGGGCGGCGCTCAATGATCCGGCGAAAGCAGCAAACGCCATCAAGGCCTTGCCACTGACGCTAACCGGCACAGCGCCGCTGGACGAAGCCATCTCCACAGCAGGCGGCGTCGCATGGGAGGCGCTGGACGCACATTTCATGCTGAAAGACAGGCCCGGCCATTTCTGCGCAGGCGAGATGATCGCGTGGGACGCGCCCACCGGCGGCTATCTGATCACCGCCTGCATGGCGACCGGCCGCGCGGCGGCGGCTGGCGTTTTGGGATGGCTGGCGCAGACCGACTAA
- a CDS encoding DUF4198 domain-containing protein: MRTLTGVLLAGAAAIAPAASAHDFWLEPESYWLDEETSVAVDIFTGHGEDKAHWPAAPHRIVGFRSFGPGGVTSQMAGAETFAEKPVVQLTDPGLHMLVLESTNAFSELPADKFTSYVEEEGILPIAADRAANRLDEAAGRELYSRRGKALIQRGCAADAEPIWAQPLGLTLEVVAVDNPFAWDEGEAFEVEVQFYGETVPSATLHVTNLDGAGEDFTTKTDEDGRADLGGSLSEGRWLVHTVWSEPVDGLLNEADYQTVFSSFTFETETGCE; encoded by the coding sequence ATGCGCACATTGACTGGCGTACTACTGGCGGGCGCTGCAGCGATAGCCCCGGCCGCATCCGCTCACGATTTCTGGCTTGAGCCGGAAAGCTATTGGCTGGACGAGGAAACATCCGTCGCGGTCGATATTTTCACGGGCCATGGCGAGGACAAGGCGCATTGGCCAGCCGCCCCACACCGCATTGTCGGCTTCCGCAGCTTCGGACCGGGCGGCGTCACAAGCCAGATGGCCGGAGCGGAGACTTTCGCCGAAAAGCCAGTCGTGCAGCTGACCGATCCCGGCCTGCACATGCTGGTCCTTGAAAGCACCAATGCCTTTAGTGAGCTACCGGCGGACAAATTCACGTCCTATGTCGAGGAAGAAGGCATCCTGCCGATCGCGGCGGACCGGGCGGCGAACCGGCTCGACGAGGCTGCCGGGCGGGAACTCTATTCGCGGCGCGGAAAGGCGCTGATCCAGCGCGGGTGCGCGGCCGACGCCGAGCCGATCTGGGCGCAGCCGCTTGGCCTGACGCTGGAAGTCGTGGCGGTGGACAACCCTTTCGCGTGGGACGAAGGCGAGGCCTTTGAGGTCGAGGTCCAGTTTTACGGCGAGACGGTGCCATCGGCCACGCTGCATGTGACGAACCTCGACGGCGCAGGTGAAGACTTCACGACCAAGACGGACGAGGATGGCCGCGCCGATCTCGGCGGGTCCCTCAGCGAGGGCCGCTGGCTGGTCCACACGGTGTGGTCAGAGCCGGTCGACGGCCTGCTGAACGAGGCCGACTACCAGACCGTGTTTTCCAGCTTCACGTTTGAGACGGAGACGGGCTGCGAGTGA
- a CDS encoding TIGR02301 family protein — MHQTVKHLRGLAMVALATFLPVSAAHGQYQDYDRDYQPEYDVSDTRDQNYIRDVVSLSSTLGSAHAIRLLCNGRDDQYWRLYMQELLGVEAPYQSRLRSSMVSAFNEAYSAESARRSGCDEAAVSAEKVYATTGKRLSDELAQANLPSRAR, encoded by the coding sequence ATGCATCAGACAGTCAAACATCTGCGGGGCCTCGCTATGGTCGCTCTGGCCACCTTCCTGCCAGTCAGCGCCGCGCATGGCCAGTACCAGGACTATGACCGGGACTATCAGCCGGAATATGATGTCTCCGACACGCGCGACCAGAACTACATCCGGGATGTCGTGTCGCTGTCATCGACGCTGGGATCGGCGCACGCGATCAGGCTGCTCTGCAATGGGCGCGACGACCAGTATTGGCGGCTCTACATGCAGGAGCTTCTGGGCGTCGAAGCGCCGTATCAGAGCCGTCTTCGCTCTTCCATGGTGTCCGCCTTCAACGAGGCCTATTCGGCCGAAAGCGCGCGTCGCAGCGGCTGTGACGAAGCCGCCGTATCAGCCGAGAAGGTGTATGCGACGACGGGCAAGCGCCTCTCCGATGAGCTGGCACAAGCGAACCTGCCCAGCCGCGCCCGATAG
- a CDS encoding nuclear transport factor 2 family protein, whose translation MRQAFAAALISCALVFTACSHTTPPPAPVGFSSADEAAIRSLLSTQDGAWNAGDIDGFMEGYWVSPDLRFASGGTVTRGYQETLDRYKARYSNRALMGTLSFDELEVVPLASDAAAVHGRWLLTRANDAPSGLFTLILRKIQGDWKIISDTTTSAD comes from the coding sequence ATGCGCCAAGCGTTTGCTGCTGCCCTGATTTCGTGCGCGCTGGTCTTTACGGCCTGCTCGCATACTACACCGCCACCGGCACCTGTCGGATTTTCCAGCGCGGATGAAGCGGCGATCCGCTCATTGCTGAGCACGCAGGACGGTGCCTGGAATGCGGGCGACATTGATGGCTTCATGGAAGGCTACTGGGTCTCGCCGGATTTGCGCTTTGCCTCGGGCGGAACCGTGACGCGCGGGTATCAGGAGACGCTGGACCGCTACAAGGCGCGCTACTCCAACCGCGCGCTGATGGGGACGCTGAGCTTTGATGAGCTTGAAGTGGTGCCGCTGGCCAGTGACGCGGCGGCTGTGCACGGGCGTTGGCTGCTGACGCGCGCCAATGATGCGCCATCGGGCCTCTTCACCCTCATCCTGCGCAAGATTCAAGGCGATTGGAAGATAATCAGCGATACGACAACGTCAGCCGATTGA
- a CDS encoding TrmH family RNA methyltransferase → MSARHQPIIILAEPQLGENIGSTARAMLNFGLTELRIAAPRDGWPNPAAEPLAAGAFEAGVTVTAFDSVEDAVADLGFLIAATARPREMEKPVTNAGGAVDSLCAQTTAKGVLFGSEAQGLSNDHIALCDAIMTYPVNPAFASLNLAQAVIVFAAAWGDAQGREGRFEGKNAGVGDPASREDLIGMFEHFEYELERAGYFHPPDKTPLMTRNLRNAFIRGQWTMQEVRTFRGAVKALALGRGKARIVRDD, encoded by the coding sequence ATGAGCGCAAGACATCAGCCCATCATCATCCTCGCAGAGCCACAGCTTGGTGAGAATATAGGCTCCACCGCGCGGGCCATGCTGAACTTCGGGCTGACCGAGCTTCGCATCGCCGCCCCGCGCGACGGTTGGCCGAACCCGGCGGCTGAGCCGCTCGCCGCAGGCGCGTTCGAGGCCGGTGTCACGGTCACCGCCTTCGACAGTGTGGAGGACGCCGTCGCCGATCTCGGCTTCCTCATTGCCGCGACGGCCCGCCCGCGCGAGATGGAAAAGCCCGTTACCAATGCCGGCGGCGCGGTCGACAGTCTTTGCGCCCAGACCACCGCCAAGGGCGTCCTCTTCGGAAGTGAAGCCCAGGGCCTCTCCAATGACCATATCGCCCTCTGCGACGCGATCATGACCTATCCCGTCAACCCGGCCTTTGCCTCGCTGAACCTCGCACAGGCCGTCATCGTCTTCGCAGCCGCCTGGGGCGATGCGCAGGGCAGGGAAGGGCGCTTCGAGGGGAAAAATGCGGGCGTCGGAGACCCTGCCTCGCGCGAAGACCTGATCGGCATGTTCGAACACTTCGAATATGAGCTGGAGCGCGCCGGCTATTTCCATCCGCCAGACAAGACGCCGCTGATGACGCGAAACCTCCGCAACGCCTTCATTCGCGGCCAATGGACCATGCAGGAAGTGCGCACTTTTAGGGGCGCCGTCAAAGCCCTCGCCCTCGGCCGCGGCAAGGCCCGGATCGTCCGTGACGACTGA
- a CDS encoding ion transporter, producing the protein MKRATLDEATSNSRVESAIEATWFRNLITGLIIINAAILGILTYSEYLSPDTVFALEMMDRAITFAFAFEIGLKLIVYRQQFFKQGWNWFDFIVVGISLIPGSAAFSVLRALRVLRVLRLLHVVPMMRRITEALFKALPGMGAIVAVLALLTYVYAVMATNMYGSSNDPEVTQLFGDLPSSAFSLFQVMTMDGWRFEVVQKVVDDGHPYAPFFFLTFIFIASFAVLNLFIALIVEALAAEQKAATEELIDDLEEDVEHAEEERDEILKLIKAMREEIAELKNVVGNASKANP; encoded by the coding sequence ATGAAACGCGCAACGCTCGACGAGGCGACCAGCAATTCGAGAGTGGAATCCGCTATCGAGGCGACCTGGTTCCGGAACCTGATCACCGGGCTGATCATCATCAATGCCGCCATTCTCGGCATCCTCACCTATTCTGAATACCTCTCGCCGGACACCGTCTTCGCGCTGGAGATGATGGACCGGGCGATCACCTTTGCCTTCGCGTTCGAGATCGGCCTGAAGCTGATCGTCTACCGCCAGCAATTCTTCAAGCAGGGCTGGAACTGGTTCGACTTCATCGTTGTCGGCATCTCGCTGATACCGGGCAGCGCGGCCTTCTCTGTGCTGCGGGCGCTGCGCGTGCTGCGGGTGCTGCGCCTGCTGCATGTCGTGCCGATGATGCGGCGGATCACCGAGGCACTGTTCAAGGCGCTGCCGGGCATGGGGGCGATCGTCGCTGTGCTGGCGCTGCTGACTTATGTCTACGCGGTGATGGCGACGAATATGTATGGCAGCAGTAACGATCCAGAAGTCACGCAGCTGTTCGGGGACCTGCCGAGCTCTGCCTTCTCGCTGTTCCAGGTGATGACCATGGATGGATGGCGGTTCGAAGTGGTCCAGAAGGTGGTCGATGACGGCCACCCCTATGCGCCCTTCTTCTTCCTGACCTTCATCTTCATTGCGAGCTTTGCCGTCCTCAACCTGTTCATCGCCCTCATCGTGGAAGCGCTGGCGGCCGAGCAGAAGGCGGCGACCGAGGAGCTGATCGACGACCTCGAAGAGGATGTCGAACACGCCGAAGAGGAACGCGACGAGATCCTGAAACTCATCAAGGCGATGCGCGAAGAGATTGCCGAGTTGAAAAACGTCGTCGGGAACGCTAGTAAGGCCAACCCCTGA
- a CDS encoding DUF6471 domain-containing protein, with amino-acid sequence MEGITYSNLAEKLAEIGVDEKEASVRNKLSRGKFSAAFLLQCLSAIGVQNLRLTG; translated from the coding sequence TTGGAGGGAATCACCTATAGTAACCTAGCGGAGAAGCTGGCGGAGATAGGGGTCGATGAGAAGGAAGCGAGCGTCAGGAACAAGCTCAGTCGGGGCAAATTCTCAGCAGCGTTTCTGTTGCAATGTCTGAGCGCGATAGGCGTCCAAAATTTGAGGTTAACTGGCTAA
- a CDS encoding D-2-hydroxyacid dehydrogenase: MFDCLMHHNSFTRLEARLKPFADHISPLTITDSEQIGRPWGEAATDGMLAYANADIWFSPASRAFAKTIYTAPRLVWFQSSAAGLENPFLQKAGEKAEKYTSSHVQSEAIAEWVLWAAFDWFGNGAQRRDAQARQEWEKVHFREISATRWLIYGFGHIGEAVGRRLRGLGAHVTGVRRSEHVSPFADHMLHPDHVSADEIALADAILLCAPHTPQTENMANADFFAAMKDASLFMNVARGALVDEDALLEALDQGKPAHAALDVTSEEPLPKESPLWSHPGVTLTGHTSAFTSESRARNDELFLENLANFLNGAPLKNLVKREAFEAQAV, translated from the coding sequence ATGTTTGACTGTCTGATGCATCACAATTCCTTCACCCGCCTTGAGGCGCGGCTCAAGCCTTTCGCTGACCATATTTCACCACTGACCATAACCGATAGTGAACAAATCGGGCGGCCATGGGGCGAGGCTGCAACGGATGGGATGCTCGCCTATGCCAATGCCGACATCTGGTTCAGCCCGGCTTCGCGCGCCTTCGCCAAGACCATCTATACCGCCCCCCGGCTCGTTTGGTTCCAGTCCAGCGCAGCCGGTCTTGAAAATCCTTTCCTGCAGAAGGCTGGCGAGAAGGCCGAAAAATATACGTCCAGCCATGTCCAGTCCGAAGCGATTGCCGAATGGGTCCTCTGGGCGGCGTTCGACTGGTTCGGCAACGGGGCCCAGCGCCGGGACGCGCAGGCGAGACAGGAATGGGAGAAAGTCCACTTCCGCGAAATCTCCGCCACGCGCTGGCTGATCTACGGCTTCGGTCATATCGGCGAAGCGGTCGGCCGCCGCCTCAGGGGGCTGGGTGCTCACGTCACGGGCGTGCGCCGGTCAGAGCATGTCTCTCCTTTTGCAGACCATATGCTTCATCCCGATCATGTCAGCGCAGATGAGATCGCGCTGGCCGATGCCATCCTGCTCTGCGCGCCGCACACGCCCCAGACCGAAAACATGGCCAATGCAGACTTCTTCGCCGCGATGAAAGACGCCAGCCTGTTCATGAATGTCGCCCGCGGCGCCCTCGTCGATGAAGACGCGCTGCTCGAAGCGCTCGACCAGGGCAAGCCGGCCCACGCCGCGCTCGACGTCACAAGCGAAGAACCGCTCCCGAAAGAGAGCCCGCTCTGGTCCCATCCCGGCGTCACGCTGACGGGGCACACCTCTGCGTTCACCTCAGAGTCCCGCGCCCGCAATGATGAGCTCTTCCTGGAAAACCTCGCCAACTTCCTCAACGGTGCGCCCCTGAAAAACCTCGTCAAACGCGAAGCCTTCGAGGCACAGGCGGTTTAG
- a CDS encoding YafY family protein encodes MRRTERLFQIIQVLRRARRPVTGQHLAEELEVSLRTLYRDMAELIAQRVPIRGEAGTGYVLDSGYDLPPLMLTADELEAAVLGAKWVAARGDDALARGAEDLIAKLSSVVPAELEPVIVDAGVYPVTRFDNRVKDSFDVSLARSAIRHQQKLHIEYTDEYGSVSSRTIWPFLIAYWEDVRMVCAWCELRDDFRHFRTDRVISADLLEERFRERIAVLRAQWNAQREAERERCTEADRSA; translated from the coding sequence ATGAGACGGACAGAACGGCTGTTCCAGATCATCCAGGTGCTGCGCCGGGCAAGACGGCCTGTGACCGGCCAGCACCTTGCCGAAGAGCTGGAGGTCTCGCTGCGCACGCTTTACCGCGACATGGCCGAGCTGATCGCGCAGCGCGTGCCGATCCGGGGTGAGGCCGGAACCGGCTATGTGCTCGATAGCGGTTATGATTTGCCGCCGCTGATGCTGACGGCGGATGAGCTGGAAGCGGCTGTGCTTGGCGCGAAATGGGTCGCGGCACGCGGGGATGATGCCCTGGCGCGCGGGGCTGAGGATCTGATCGCGAAGCTGTCCAGCGTGGTGCCGGCAGAGCTTGAGCCGGTGATCGTGGATGCGGGCGTCTACCCGGTGACGCGGTTCGATAACCGGGTGAAGGACAGTTTCGATGTGTCTCTCGCCAGGTCCGCGATCCGGCATCAGCAAAAGCTCCATATCGAGTACACGGACGAGTATGGCAGCGTCTCATCGCGGACGATATGGCCGTTCCTGATCGCTTATTGGGAGGATGTGCGGATGGTCTGCGCCTGGTGTGAGCTGCGCGATGACTTCCGGCATTTCCGGACAGACCGGGTGATCTCCGCAGACTTGCTGGAGGAGCGCTTCAGGGAGCGGATCGCCGTGCTCCGCGCACAATGGAACGCCCAGCGCGAGGCCGAGCGCGAGCGATGCACCGAAGCGGATCGCAGCGCCTGA
- a CDS encoding glutathione S-transferase family protein, whose protein sequence is MTTLYGWGPMFDCPSPSPYVMKTDIQLQMLGVEFDRAIADLDSVSKHKAPYVEDDGEIIQDSNFIRAHFERKLGTSLMDGLTPKQQAQSWAFERMAEGHLGAVMAGERWMIDENFKKGPAMFFMGAPEAMREQIMQETREGIRTTRYNSGIGRHSRDEQLQLAAWDIAAIAAQLGDQLFLFGDEPSVADASVSAVLISSATPYFDTPLAGLVTQHANLGDYIKRMRETYLAERAWPDLVAA, encoded by the coding sequence ATGACGACACTTTACGGATGGGGCCCGATGTTCGACTGTCCGTCGCCCAGCCCCTATGTGATGAAAACCGACATCCAGCTGCAAATGCTCGGCGTCGAATTCGACCGCGCCATCGCCGATCTCGACAGCGTCTCCAAGCACAAGGCCCCCTATGTCGAGGATGATGGCGAGATCATCCAGGACAGCAATTTCATCCGCGCGCATTTCGAGAGGAAGCTCGGCACGTCGCTGATGGATGGCCTGACGCCGAAACAGCAGGCCCAGTCCTGGGCCTTTGAGCGCATGGCAGAGGGCCATCTGGGCGCCGTCATGGCCGGGGAGCGCTGGATGATCGATGAGAACTTCAAAAAGGGTCCCGCCATGTTCTTCATGGGCGCGCCCGAAGCCATGCGCGAGCAGATCATGCAGGAGACGCGCGAGGGCATACGCACCACCCGCTATAATTCCGGCATTGGGCGTCATTCGCGCGATGAGCAGCTCCAGCTCGCCGCCTGGGATATCGCTGCCATCGCCGCCCAGCTCGGCGACCAGCTTTTCCTCTTCGGCGATGAGCCAAGCGTGGCCGATGCGTCCGTCTCTGCTGTGCTGATCTCCTCGGCCACGCCATACTTCGACACGCCGCTGGCCGGGCTCGTCACACAGCATGCCAATCTTGGCGATTACATCAAACGGATGCGCGAGACCTATCTCGCCGAACGCGCCTGGCCGGACCTTGTCGCCGCATAA